The Gemmatimonas sp. genome window below encodes:
- the iadA gene encoding beta-aspartyl-peptidase, with amino-acid sequence MLLLRNATVFAPESRGQMDLLVGGEQILWMGASIGALPPVLDVTEIDLGGRVVIPGLVDGHAHLTGGGGEAGPNTRVPAPPLSQYTLAGVTTTIGVLGTDDVTRSTAELVVTARGLVAEGLSAWCHTGGYHVPPVTLTGSVRGDIVHIDRVIGVGELALSDHRSSQPTLDDLLKVAAEAHVGGIMTGKAGVVHLHMGDGVRGLDLVRQALDASEIPARVFNPTHVNRKRALFEEAVALARRGCVVDITSFDVSSEEDAWSAADALERFWASGAPATNVTVSSDGGGCLPVFDADGRVVEMGVGHAGSLLETVRELVARGHGLDRILPAFTSNVAALLRLSAKGSLRIGADADLVVLDAEYRVRDVMARGVWHIQDGMTERRGTFETA; translated from the coding sequence ATGCTGCTGCTACGCAATGCGACTGTATTCGCTCCCGAATCGCGGGGGCAGATGGACCTGCTCGTCGGCGGAGAGCAGATCCTGTGGATGGGCGCGTCAATCGGAGCGCTGCCTCCGGTGCTCGACGTGACCGAGATCGATCTCGGGGGGCGCGTGGTCATTCCCGGGTTGGTGGACGGCCATGCGCATCTCACCGGCGGCGGCGGCGAAGCCGGCCCGAACACGCGCGTGCCTGCCCCGCCCCTCTCGCAGTACACGCTCGCCGGTGTCACCACGACCATCGGCGTGCTTGGCACCGACGACGTCACGCGGAGTACCGCCGAGCTGGTGGTCACGGCACGCGGACTGGTGGCCGAGGGGCTGTCGGCGTGGTGTCATACGGGTGGATACCATGTGCCGCCAGTCACGCTTACCGGCAGCGTACGCGGCGACATTGTGCATATCGACCGGGTGATCGGTGTGGGCGAGCTCGCCCTCAGCGATCACCGCTCGAGCCAGCCCACGCTGGACGACCTGCTGAAGGTGGCGGCCGAGGCGCACGTGGGCGGCATCATGACCGGCAAGGCGGGCGTGGTGCATCTGCATATGGGAGACGGGGTGCGCGGCCTCGACCTGGTGCGCCAGGCACTCGACGCGAGCGAGATCCCGGCGCGGGTGTTCAACCCCACGCACGTGAATCGCAAGCGGGCACTGTTCGAGGAGGCGGTGGCGCTGGCCCGTCGCGGGTGCGTAGTGGATATTACGTCGTTCGACGTGTCGTCTGAGGAGGATGCCTGGAGCGCGGCGGATGCTCTCGAGCGTTTCTGGGCCAGCGGGGCGCCGGCCACCAACGTGACCGTGAGCAGCGACGGGGGCGGGTGTCTGCCGGTGTTCGACGCCGATGGGCGGGTGGTCGAGATGGGCGTCGGTCACGCCGGCAGTCTCTTGGAGACCGTGCGCGAGCTCGTGGCCCGCGGACACGGCCTCGATCGGATCCTGCCCGCCTTCACCAGTAACGTAGCGGCACTGCTCCGCCTATCGGCCAAGGGCTCACTCCGAATCGGGGCCGACGCAGACCTGGTGGTGCTCGACGCCGAGTACAGAGTCCGCGACGTCATGGCCCGTGGCGTCTGGCACATTCAGGACGGAATGACCGAGCGCCGTGGCACCTTCGAGACAGCGTGA
- a CDS encoding ATP cone domain-containing protein — protein sequence MAVSVAPRSSEFRASYDAAGIKAVTQVVKRDGRSAPWDPECITRAIALAFYASRHDDAPNPLHNDAAHRFGLGFTDFADVCAITQLVVNTVERRAQDHVPTVEEIQDIVEMMIAARGHWDIAKRYVLYRAARAQHRINVHGENGLQDYIFLSRYSRYREDLGRRETPSEAFTRVMDMHRDHFADRVDLPVAGFGGRTLRSLMAETESALQRRAILPSMRSLQFGGRAIEANNARMFNCAFTHMDRLDAFKESFFLLMSGTGVGFSVQKHHVSQLPAFPLRAAENELPVVHYMVPDTLEGWADALDALIRSYLDGTKVEFNYSAIRSRGQSLRTSGGRAPGHLPLKKALLAAERMLDQVPGRALRPIEVYDIMMHVAVAVLSGGIRRSATICLFSSDDDEMAAAKTGNWFETNPQRGKSNNSAVLVRETVQPSDFAKLFEFQKEFGEPGFYFVDDAEYGANPCVEIGLAPYMIVDDAAQAKLAKYGRPDVAIGSRVSGWQMCNLTTINAGACDSEESFLACCRAASLLGTMQAAYTDIPYLGAATRVINERESLLGVSICGILDRPSLLLNPSVLERGAKECLDTNAAIAEHLGIEPAARITCVKPEGTASLVLGAGSGIHPHHARHYFRRVQAARTEPLYQWFKLHNPHMTETSVWDPETTDVITFPVSAEPDAILREDVGAVQFLEYVRLVQEHWVRAGRRHEQYNPGLHHNVSNTVTVKDDEWEAVQQFIWDNREYFAGISLLRETGDKIYAQAPREEVTTESDMIRWNSLSYREVDYTMLLEGVDMTTLGDTVACAGGACEII from the coding sequence TTGGCCGTTTCCGTCGCCCCCCGCAGTTCCGAGTTCCGAGCCAGCTACGACGCCGCCGGCATCAAAGCGGTCACGCAGGTCGTCAAGCGCGACGGCCGCTCGGCCCCGTGGGATCCGGAGTGCATCACCCGTGCGATCGCGCTGGCGTTCTACGCCTCGCGACACGACGATGCGCCGAACCCGCTTCACAACGACGCCGCGCATCGCTTCGGACTCGGCTTCACCGACTTCGCCGACGTCTGCGCCATCACGCAGCTCGTGGTGAACACGGTCGAGCGTCGCGCGCAGGATCATGTGCCCACGGTCGAAGAGATCCAGGACATCGTGGAAATGATGATCGCCGCACGTGGGCATTGGGACATTGCCAAGCGCTACGTGTTGTATCGCGCCGCCCGCGCCCAGCATCGCATCAACGTGCACGGCGAGAACGGCCTGCAAGACTACATCTTCCTGTCGCGCTACTCGCGCTACCGGGAAGATCTGGGTCGCCGGGAAACGCCGTCGGAAGCGTTTACGCGGGTGATGGACATGCATCGCGACCACTTCGCCGATCGCGTCGATCTGCCGGTGGCCGGCTTCGGTGGACGCACGCTGCGCTCGCTCATGGCGGAAACGGAGTCCGCGTTGCAGCGTCGCGCGATCCTGCCCTCCATGCGCTCGCTGCAGTTCGGCGGCCGCGCGATCGAAGCGAACAATGCGCGCATGTTCAACTGCGCGTTCACACACATGGATCGGCTCGACGCCTTCAAGGAATCCTTCTTCCTGCTCATGTCGGGCACAGGCGTCGGCTTCAGCGTGCAGAAGCATCATGTGTCGCAGCTCCCCGCCTTCCCGCTCCGCGCGGCGGAGAACGAGCTGCCGGTGGTGCACTACATGGTGCCCGATACGCTCGAAGGCTGGGCGGATGCGCTCGACGCGCTGATCCGCTCGTACCTCGACGGCACGAAGGTGGAGTTCAACTACAGCGCGATCCGTTCGCGTGGTCAGTCGCTGCGGACCTCGGGCGGTCGCGCCCCGGGTCACTTGCCGCTCAAGAAGGCGCTGTTGGCGGCTGAACGCATGCTCGATCAGGTGCCGGGCCGCGCGCTCCGCCCCATCGAAGTGTACGACATCATGATGCACGTGGCGGTTGCCGTGCTCTCCGGCGGGATCCGTCGCTCGGCCACCATCTGTCTGTTCTCGTCGGACGACGACGAGATGGCCGCGGCCAAGACGGGCAACTGGTTCGAGACCAACCCGCAGCGCGGCAAGTCGAATAACTCCGCCGTGCTCGTGCGCGAAACGGTGCAGCCGTCGGACTTCGCGAAGCTGTTCGAGTTCCAGAAGGAGTTCGGAGAGCCCGGCTTCTACTTCGTGGATGACGCCGAGTACGGCGCCAATCCGTGTGTGGAAATCGGTCTCGCACCTTATATGATTGTGGACGACGCGGCGCAGGCGAAGCTCGCGAAGTACGGCCGTCCCGATGTCGCGATCGGCTCGCGCGTGTCGGGCTGGCAGATGTGCAACCTCACGACCATCAACGCCGGCGCCTGCGACAGCGAAGAGTCGTTCCTGGCCTGCTGCCGTGCCGCGTCGTTGCTAGGCACGATGCAGGCGGCGTACACCGACATCCCGTACCTCGGTGCGGCCACGCGCGTGATCAACGAGCGCGAGTCGCTGCTGGGCGTGTCGATCTGCGGTATCCTCGATCGTCCGTCGCTGCTGCTCAATCCGTCGGTGCTGGAACGTGGCGCGAAGGAATGCCTCGACACCAACGCGGCGATCGCCGAACACCTCGGCATCGAGCCGGCGGCGCGTATTACGTGCGTGAAGCCGGAAGGCACCGCCAGCCTCGTGCTGGGCGCGGGCTCGGGCATTCACCCGCACCATGCACGGCATTACTTCCGTCGCGTTCAGGCGGCGCGCACGGAGCCGTTATACCAGTGGTTCAAGCTGCACAATCCGCACATGACGGAAACGTCGGTGTGGGATCCCGAGACGACCGACGTGATCACCTTCCCGGTGAGCGCCGAGCCCGACGCGATCCTGCGCGAAGATGTCGGCGCCGTGCAGTTCCTCGAGTACGTGAGACTGGTGCAGGAACACTGGGTGCGCGCCGGCCGCCGTCACGAGCAGTACAACCCGGGGCTGCACCACAACGTGTCGAATACGGTCACGGTGAAGGACGACGAGTGGGAAGCCGTGCAGCAGTTCATCTGGGACAACAGGGAATACTT
- a CDS encoding cyanophycinase, with the protein MRGWIIPIGGKLLTPSILDRFVALSGGAAARIAIIPTASSEPDMGAFYERVFQRHGVTQAKALNFERRSDCDDGDWLEWLGSATGVFITGGNQLKLSTTLGGTPVGHLLRERHAAGMHIAGTSAGAAYLSEHMIAYGAEGSSPRAGMVTMCAGLGLTNRVIIDQHFRQRDRLGRLLTALAYNPFAFGLGVDEDTAAFIAPDDTIDVMGAGSITIIDPTHVSFSSIAEAEPGEAVTLLGATLHVLAAGASFNLRTRMAVATASATSPHDALNAALGDSLVTAE; encoded by the coding sequence ATGCGCGGTTGGATCATCCCGATTGGCGGCAAGCTGCTCACCCCGTCCATCCTCGACCGCTTCGTGGCGTTGAGCGGCGGCGCGGCAGCACGCATTGCGATCATTCCCACCGCGTCGTCAGAGCCGGACATGGGCGCGTTCTATGAGCGCGTATTCCAACGGCACGGCGTGACACAGGCCAAGGCGCTCAACTTCGAGCGGCGCAGCGACTGTGACGACGGCGACTGGCTCGAATGGCTGGGCAGCGCCACCGGGGTGTTCATCACCGGCGGCAATCAGCTTAAGCTTTCGACCACGCTTGGCGGCACGCCGGTGGGTCATCTGCTGCGGGAGCGGCACGCCGCGGGGATGCACATTGCCGGGACCAGCGCCGGCGCGGCGTATCTCAGCGAGCACATGATCGCGTACGGCGCCGAGGGGAGCTCGCCCCGCGCCGGCATGGTCACGATGTGTGCGGGCCTCGGGCTCACGAATCGCGTCATCATCGATCAGCACTTCCGGCAGCGCGATCGATTGGGGCGCCTGCTCACCGCGCTGGCGTACAATCCGTTCGCCTTCGGACTTGGTGTCGATGAAGATACGGCCGCGTTTATTGCGCCGGATGATACCATCGATGTCATGGGTGCCGGTTCGATCACGATTATCGATCCGACGCACGTCTCGTTTTCGTCGATCGCCGAAGCGGAACCCGGCGAAGCCGTGACGCTGCTGGGCGCTACGCTGCATGTGCTGGCGGCGGGTGCGAGCTTCAATCTCCGCACGAGGATGGCCGTTGCCACCGCGTCGGCTACATCTCCGCACGACGCGCTCAATGCCGCGCTGGGCGACTCCCTCGTCACGGCCGAATAG